Proteins co-encoded in one Sporosarcina sp. FSL K6-1522 genomic window:
- a CDS encoding spore coat protein gives MQSGPVSQHMNHGGHELFDIHEALSCTVAALNQALLFRQHVKDPELLDILDRQYRFTLDEYNITVECFKTGQDPSHPTQTYKMATGNDFVYGMKQTPPTKPIQSAAEISDQIISGFLLSAAKEGATGKATAALETCNPVVRRVLADSIPNCIEMAYELAIYQNKHHYYQVPQLGQQDMQQLLNSFATVGQPAMPNHTIQ, from the coding sequence ATGCAAAGTGGGCCCGTCTCACAACACATGAACCATGGTGGTCACGAACTGTTTGATATTCATGAAGCATTATCTTGTACAGTTGCTGCACTTAACCAAGCATTATTATTTCGCCAACATGTCAAGGATCCCGAGTTATTGGATATCTTAGATCGCCAATACCGCTTCACATTGGACGAATATAATATTACAGTCGAATGTTTTAAAACAGGACAAGACCCTTCTCATCCGACTCAAACGTATAAAATGGCAACAGGCAATGATTTTGTCTATGGGATGAAGCAAACGCCACCGACAAAACCGATTCAGTCTGCAGCAGAAATATCTGACCAAATCATTTCAGGCTTTTTACTGAGCGCTGCTAAAGAAGGCGCAACAGGAAAAGCGACTGCTGCGCTTGAAACGTGCAATCCAGTCGTTCGGAGAGTACTCGCCGACTCGATTCCCAACTGTATTGAAATGGCCTACGAACTGGCGATTTACCAAAATAAGCATCATTATTATCAAGTGCCACAACTCGGTCAACAGGATATGCAGCAATTGTTGAATTCATTCGCTACAGTTGGTCAGCCCGCAATGCCTAATCATACGATTCAATAA
- a CDS encoding glycoside hydrolase family 18 protein, with translation MQIHVVQKGQSLYGIAQAYGITYQSIANANEIPDPSRLVVGQALVIPITGSYHWVQPGQTLTVIAQMYGMTVNELATINGISPSSMLQIGQRLYIPPKPKKTAESLLYVEPRTPVSQTMIEEVRRRVDALTYLAMFSYEVQRDGSLKAPSIADIPNIARSAGAANALVVSNLEDFAFNADLAHVIFTNEAVQNRLFDNLLQVANEVGYKDIHFDFELLHPEDRELYNNFLRRARDRFHPAGLTLSTALAPKASDIQTGIYGAHDYKAHGEIVDFVTLMTYEWGYTYSEPQPVSPIGPVRGVVEYAVSQIPREKIFLGQNLYGYDWSAPFPPQGGAPAKALSPQQALAIAVRHEVDIDYDYVAQAPHFTYTDDMGAHHEVWFEDARSIQAKFDLLKEFNLRGIMYWKLGLAFPQNWLLLTDNFSIRKI, from the coding sequence ATGCAAATTCATGTAGTTCAAAAAGGACAAAGTCTATATGGTATCGCACAAGCTTATGGTATCACCTATCAGTCGATTGCAAATGCCAATGAAATACCTGATCCTTCACGCCTTGTTGTGGGGCAAGCATTGGTTATTCCAATTACGGGCAGTTATCATTGGGTACAGCCAGGGCAAACGCTGACGGTGATTGCACAAATGTATGGAATGACGGTCAACGAATTAGCTACAATCAATGGTATATCGCCTTCAAGTATGTTGCAGATTGGACAACGCCTCTATATTCCACCCAAACCGAAAAAAACGGCTGAATCATTGCTCTATGTGGAGCCACGAACGCCGGTTAGTCAAACGATGATTGAAGAAGTAAGACGAAGGGTCGATGCGCTCACATATCTTGCCATGTTTAGCTATGAAGTGCAGCGAGACGGCTCATTGAAAGCGCCGTCGATTGCTGATATACCAAATATTGCTCGTTCTGCTGGAGCGGCGAATGCGCTTGTTGTTAGTAATTTAGAGGATTTTGCTTTCAATGCGGACCTCGCACATGTCATATTTACAAACGAAGCGGTTCAAAATCGTTTGTTCGATAATTTGCTGCAAGTTGCTAATGAGGTCGGTTATAAAGATATTCATTTTGACTTTGAGCTTCTTCATCCAGAAGACCGGGAGCTTTATAATAATTTTTTACGCCGTGCAAGAGATCGTTTCCATCCAGCAGGGCTGACATTGTCGACAGCACTTGCGCCAAAAGCGAGCGATATTCAGACAGGCATTTACGGAGCGCATGATTATAAAGCGCATGGAGAAATCGTCGATTTTGTTACCCTTATGACCTATGAATGGGGATATACTTACAGCGAGCCACAGCCGGTCAGCCCAATTGGTCCCGTTCGAGGCGTTGTGGAATATGCAGTTAGTCAAATTCCGAGGGAGAAAATTTTCTTAGGGCAAAATTTATATGGCTATGATTGGTCGGCACCTTTTCCGCCACAAGGTGGTGCACCTGCGAAGGCACTGAGTCCACAGCAAGCACTGGCGATTGCGGTTAGACATGAAGTAGACATTGACTATGATTATGTCGCACAGGCTCCGCATTTCACGTATACAGACGATATGGGGGCACACCATGAAGTGTGGTTTGAGGATGCGCGTAGTATCCAAGCGAAATTCGATTTGCTTAAAGAGTTTAACTTACGCGGTATCATGTATTGGAAGCTCGGTCTAGCATTCCCGCAAAACTGGTTATTGTTGACCGATAATTTTTCGATTCGAAAAATCTAG
- the gdhA gene encoding NADP-specific glutamate dehydrogenase, producing the protein MTKLESVHTDNKKRANHYVHEVYELVKMRNPDEKEFLQATREIFDSLRPVFSQHPEYIANGILERITEPERIITFRVAWEDDQGKVHVNRGFRVQFNSDLGPYKGGIRFHPSVNSSIMKFLAFEQIFKNALTGQPIGAGKGGSDFDPKGKSEREIMRFTQSFMTELSKYIGPDQDVPAGDIGVGKREIGYMFGQYKRLKGGYEAGVLTGKDPAHGGSLGRKEATGYGTVYFVEEMLKEKGLRFDGQTVIVSGSGNVSTYAMEKAIQLGAKVVACSDSSGYIYDKNGINLDTIKQLKEVENKRISEYVKEHMEAEYHPDCSGIWSVPCDIALPCATQNELDEIAAHRLVANGVKAIGEGANMPCTLEAMALFQENGVLFGPAKAANAGGVAVSAMEMSQNSMRLAWTAEEVDEKLHVVMKNIYDSCLDAAERYGHPGNLVVGANIAGFLKVANAMVAHGLS; encoded by the coding sequence ATGACTAAATTGGAGTCAGTTCATACAGATAATAAAAAAAGGGCTAATCACTATGTTCATGAAGTTTATGAATTAGTGAAGATGAGAAATCCAGACGAAAAAGAGTTTCTACAAGCAACTCGAGAAATCTTTGACTCCCTTCGCCCTGTATTTTCCCAACATCCCGAATACATTGCAAATGGCATACTAGAGCGCATTACAGAACCGGAACGCATCATTACATTCCGTGTTGCATGGGAAGACGATCAAGGAAAAGTCCATGTGAACCGAGGCTTCCGAGTTCAATTTAATAGTGATTTAGGGCCTTATAAAGGCGGTATTCGTTTCCACCCTTCTGTTAATAGCAGTATTATGAAGTTCCTTGCGTTTGAACAAATCTTCAAAAATGCGTTAACAGGTCAACCGATTGGAGCAGGTAAAGGGGGATCTGATTTCGATCCGAAAGGGAAATCAGAACGGGAAATCATGCGCTTTACACAAAGCTTCATGACGGAACTAAGCAAGTATATTGGTCCAGACCAGGACGTTCCAGCGGGCGATATCGGGGTTGGAAAGAGAGAAATTGGTTACATGTTCGGGCAGTATAAACGCTTAAAAGGCGGTTATGAAGCAGGTGTTTTGACTGGAAAAGACCCAGCGCATGGCGGAAGTCTTGGAAGAAAAGAAGCAACAGGTTACGGAACTGTGTACTTCGTTGAAGAAATGTTAAAAGAAAAAGGGTTGCGTTTTGATGGGCAAACGGTTATCGTTTCGGGTTCCGGAAACGTTTCAACATATGCTATGGAGAAAGCGATACAATTAGGTGCGAAAGTCGTTGCGTGCAGTGACTCTAGTGGCTATATTTACGACAAAAATGGCATCAATTTAGATACGATCAAGCAATTGAAAGAAGTAGAGAATAAACGGATTTCGGAATATGTAAAAGAGCATATGGAGGCGGAGTATCATCCTGATTGTTCAGGAATTTGGTCTGTCCCGTGTGACATTGCGCTTCCTTGTGCGACGCAAAATGAGTTAGATGAAATTGCAGCGCATCGATTGGTTGCCAATGGCGTAAAGGCAATTGGTGAAGGAGCGAATATGCCTTGTACGCTTGAAGCGATGGCATTATTCCAAGAGAATGGTGTGTTATTTGGCCCAGCAAAAGCGGCTAATGCTGGTGGTGTTGCTGTTTCTGCAATGGAAATGTCGCAAAACAGCATGCGATTAGCATGGACGGCAGAGGAAGTTGATGAGAAACTTCATGTCGTTATGAAAAACATTTATGATAGCTGTCTGGATGCGGCAGAACGTTATGGCCATCCGGGGAATTTAGTAGTCGGTGCGAATATCGCGGGCTTTTTGAAAGTCGCCAATGCAATGGTTGCGCATGGTTTGAGTTAA
- a CDS encoding argininosuccinate synthase, producing the protein MMEKKKVVLAYSGGLDTSVAVQWLTDQGYAVIAVCLDVGEGKDLSFIQAKALQVGAVNSYVIDAREEFAQEYALLALQAQSYYEEKYPLVSALSRPLISKKLVEVAHKEHATAVAHGCTGKGNDQVRFEVAIKALDPSLEVLAPVREWSWSREEEIAYAKEKNIPIPIDLDSPYSVDQNLWGRANECGILEDPWAAPPEDAYDLTVSLENTPDTADIIEIDFEKGVPISIDGVKYPLSELILKLNDIAGKHGVGRIDHVENRLVGIKSREVYECPGAITLLKAHKELEDITLVKDIAHFKPTISHKLSELIYNGLWFSPLRNALEAFLKDTQQYVNGTVRVKLFKGHAIVEGRKSANSLYNEKLATYTADDEFDQAAAIGFIKLWGLPTEVHSTVNKKERIESKQ; encoded by the coding sequence GTGATGGAAAAGAAAAAAGTGGTTTTAGCCTATTCAGGTGGTTTAGATACTTCGGTAGCGGTGCAGTGGTTGACAGATCAAGGGTACGCAGTCATTGCCGTATGCTTGGATGTAGGAGAAGGGAAAGACTTGAGTTTTATACAAGCGAAAGCTTTGCAAGTCGGTGCAGTGAATAGTTATGTCATTGATGCAAGAGAAGAGTTTGCACAAGAATATGCGTTGCTAGCACTTCAAGCCCAGTCTTACTATGAAGAGAAATATCCGCTCGTATCCGCATTATCACGTCCGCTCATTTCGAAAAAACTCGTTGAAGTCGCACATAAAGAACATGCCACAGCAGTTGCGCATGGTTGTACGGGCAAAGGAAACGACCAAGTGCGTTTCGAGGTAGCGATTAAAGCACTAGATCCATCATTAGAAGTCCTCGCGCCTGTTCGTGAATGGAGCTGGTCACGCGAAGAGGAAATTGCTTATGCCAAAGAGAAAAATATTCCGATTCCAATCGATCTTGATAGCCCATATTCAGTTGACCAAAATCTTTGGGGCCGTGCCAATGAATGTGGCATTTTGGAAGATCCATGGGCTGCACCTCCAGAAGACGCCTATGATTTAACGGTTTCTCTAGAAAATACACCTGACACAGCGGATATCATTGAAATTGACTTTGAAAAAGGAGTACCCATTAGCATTGATGGCGTGAAATACCCATTGAGCGAGCTCATCCTGAAGTTGAATGACATCGCTGGTAAACATGGTGTTGGAAGAATTGATCACGTAGAAAACCGTCTTGTAGGGATTAAATCACGTGAGGTGTATGAGTGCCCGGGGGCCATCACGCTATTGAAAGCACATAAAGAACTAGAAGATATTACGCTTGTGAAAGATATCGCTCATTTCAAACCGACGATTTCACATAAGCTAAGTGAACTAATTTATAATGGTCTGTGGTTTTCACCGTTGCGCAATGCATTAGAAGCATTTTTAAAAGACACACAGCAATACGTGAATGGAACGGTTCGTGTGAAGCTGTTCAAAGGGCATGCCATTGTTGAAGGAAGAAAGTCAGCAAACTCTCTTTACAATGAAAAGCTGGCAACGTATACAGCGGATGATGAGTTTGATCAAGCGGCAGCAATAGGCTTTATCAAACTATGGGGCTTACCAACGGAAGTGCATAGTACGGTGAATAAGAAAGAGCGAATTGAAAGTAAGCAATAA